Proteins co-encoded in one Rhodococcus sp. PAMC28707 genomic window:
- a CDS encoding acyl-ACP desaturase yields the protein MARDLTQLELLHELVPVAEDNVNRHMSMAKEWHPHDYVPWDEGRNFAALGGVDYEPEQSTLSEVARAAMITNLLTEDNLPSYHREIAENFSQDGAWGTWVGRWTAEENRHGIVMRDYLVVTRGVDPVALEQARMIHMTNGFASPAGAQTGLLHSVSYVTFQELATRVSHRNTGKVCDDPIADRMLQRIAADENLHMMFYRNVTAAALDIAPDQTLEAISHIVMNFQMPGAGMPNFRRNGVLMAKHGIYDLRQHLEDVVWPVLRKWQIFEREDFTGVGESKREELAVFLEDLERQATKFEEMRDRSLAREAAKAEARAS from the coding sequence ATGGCGAGGGATCTGACACAGCTGGAGCTGCTACACGAGCTGGTTCCTGTTGCGGAAGACAACGTGAACCGCCACATGTCGATGGCGAAGGAGTGGCACCCGCACGATTACGTGCCGTGGGACGAAGGCCGCAACTTCGCCGCACTCGGTGGGGTGGACTACGAACCGGAGCAGAGCACACTCTCCGAAGTAGCGCGAGCAGCGATGATCACCAACCTGCTCACCGAGGACAATCTGCCCTCGTACCACCGCGAGATCGCCGAAAACTTTTCGCAGGACGGCGCCTGGGGTACCTGGGTGGGACGGTGGACCGCCGAGGAAAACCGGCACGGCATCGTCATGCGCGATTACCTGGTGGTCACCCGCGGTGTCGATCCGGTCGCGCTCGAGCAGGCCCGGATGATTCACATGACCAACGGTTTCGCTTCACCGGCAGGCGCGCAGACCGGACTGTTGCATTCGGTCTCGTACGTCACCTTCCAGGAACTGGCCACGCGCGTATCGCATCGCAACACCGGCAAGGTGTGCGACGACCCGATCGCCGACCGGATGCTTCAGCGCATCGCGGCGGATGAGAACCTGCACATGATGTTCTACCGCAACGTCACCGCTGCTGCCCTCGACATCGCGCCGGATCAGACGTTGGAAGCGATCTCGCATATCGTGATGAACTTCCAGATGCCCGGTGCCGGGATGCCGAACTTCCGCCGCAACGGTGTGTTGATGGCCAAGCACGGGATCTACGATCTGCGTCAGCACCTCGAGGACGTGGTGTGGCCGGTGCTGCGGAAGTGGCAGATCTTCGAACGTGAGGACTTCACCGGCGTCGGGGAATCCAAGCGTGAAGAACTGGCCGTATTCCTCGAAGACCTCGAGCGTCAGGCCACCAAGTTCGAGGAAATGCGTGATCGTTCCCTCGCACGCGAAGCCGCCAAAGCAGAGGCTCGCGCTTCCTGA
- the pstA gene encoding phosphate ABC transporter permease PstA yields the protein MTATLDRPVKEKTFKGVSARRKFANGFATVLVSLAVLVALVPLIWVLYTVISRGIRAVVAPEWWMNSQAGLTPFIAGGGAYHAIVGTLMQGLFCALISIPIGVFVAIYLVEYGVGTRLAKVTTFMVDILTGVPSIVAALFIYTLWIATFGFDRSGIAVALALVLLMIPVIVRSSEEMLRIVPQDLREASYALGVPKWKTIAKIVVPTALSGIVTGIMLALARVMGETAPVLILVGSATSINFNLFEGPQTSLPLMMVDLQKAGTGALTSERMWGAALTLILIIALLNIGAKLVSKFFAPKNF from the coding sequence ATGACCGCAACGCTGGATCGTCCGGTCAAGGAAAAGACCTTCAAGGGCGTCAGTGCTCGACGTAAATTCGCCAACGGATTCGCGACAGTGCTGGTCAGTCTGGCCGTACTGGTCGCGCTGGTTCCGCTCATCTGGGTGCTCTACACGGTGATCTCGCGCGGCATCAGAGCAGTGGTCGCACCCGAATGGTGGATGAACTCGCAAGCAGGCCTCACCCCGTTCATTGCCGGTGGCGGCGCCTACCACGCCATTGTCGGCACGCTGATGCAGGGATTGTTCTGCGCGTTGATCTCGATTCCGATCGGTGTCTTCGTCGCCATCTACCTCGTCGAATACGGTGTCGGAACACGCCTCGCCAAGGTGACGACCTTCATGGTCGACATTCTGACCGGAGTCCCGTCCATCGTCGCCGCACTGTTCATCTACACACTGTGGATCGCCACCTTCGGCTTCGACCGGTCCGGCATCGCCGTCGCGCTTGCCTTGGTTCTGCTGATGATCCCGGTCATCGTGAGGTCGTCGGAGGAGATGCTGCGCATCGTTCCGCAGGATCTGCGCGAGGCGTCGTATGCACTCGGTGTACCGAAATGGAAGACCATCGCGAAGATCGTTGTTCCGACGGCACTGTCCGGCATCGTCACCGGCATCATGCTCGCGCTCGCCCGGGTCATGGGTGAGACCGCGCCGGTGCTGATCCTGGTCGGCTCCGCTACCTCGATCAACTTCAATCTGTTCGAGGGGCCGCAGACGTCCCTGCCGCTCATGATGGTCGACCTGCAGAAAGCCGGAACCGGCGCACTCACCAGCGAGCGCATGTGGGGAGCAGCACTGACGCTGATCCTGATCATTGCTCTGCTCAACATCGGCGCGAAATTGGTCTCCAAGTTCTTCGCACCCAAGAACTTCTGA
- the phoU gene encoding phosphate signaling complex protein PhoU — translation MRVAYKEQMNDLADALGQMATLAGSAMEKATQSLLQADLLLAEQVISDHDKISELSTIAEERAFTLLALQAPVAGDLRSVVSGIQIVADIERMGALALHVAKITRRRHPNNALPEEVNGYFAEMGRIAVQLGASAREVLETRDPERAAKLHEEDEAMDDLHRHLFTVLMDREWSHGVAAAVDVTLLGRFYERFADHAVEVGRRVIFLATGEMPTELSNTHLPSS, via the coding sequence ATGCGCGTCGCCTACAAAGAACAGATGAACGACCTTGCCGATGCCCTCGGACAGATGGCCACACTGGCCGGCTCTGCGATGGAGAAGGCAACTCAGTCACTACTTCAAGCAGACTTGCTCCTCGCCGAGCAGGTCATCTCCGATCACGACAAGATCTCCGAACTGAGCACCATTGCCGAGGAGAGGGCATTCACCCTCCTCGCGCTCCAAGCTCCGGTAGCAGGAGATCTTCGCTCGGTCGTGTCGGGAATCCAGATCGTCGCCGACATCGAGCGGATGGGGGCTCTCGCCCTGCACGTCGCCAAGATCACTCGGCGTCGCCACCCCAACAACGCACTCCCCGAAGAGGTCAACGGCTACTTCGCCGAAATGGGTCGAATCGCCGTGCAACTCGGAGCATCCGCGCGCGAGGTTCTCGAGACCCGCGATCCCGAGCGCGCCGCCAAGCTCCACGAGGAGGACGAGGCGATGGACGACCTTCATCGTCACTTGTTCACGGTGCTGATGGATCGTGAGTGGAGTCACGGCGTCGCGGCGGCGGTGGACGTCACCCTTCTCGGGCGGTTCTACGAGCGTTTCGCCGACCATGCAGTCGAGGTCGGACGCCGAGTCATCTTCCTCGCCACCGGTGAAATGCCAACCGAATTGAGCAACACACACCTGCCCAGCAGCTGA
- a CDS encoding LCP family protein, protein MGDDRDSSPPAPEGRAPWERPISRISHEPRSPSSAPVPPASSPPAFSPPASGRKVPEPTAKSADTETPSGKFNRLGKRSSRKSDSVSVADLVDKMADDDPPAETPSVRAWPSRPEVDDPTEKIDPITDSTPPPVSPPPVVALPEAVGAPTDERPVLTRLAMSKVRRQKRLRNIGRAVVAVVAVLALALTGMVWGYLRSTDQGFAQVAALDLDSTDVVDAAGQYGDETYLIVGTDTRTGASGEVGAGTVADAEGARSDTVMLVNIPADRSRVVAVSFPRDLDVVRPECEGFDNSTNTYTGEMYPSADGDKLNATYALGGPKCLVKTIQKISGLKISHFVGMDFAGFESMVDEVGGVEVCTPQPLVDYELGTVLATAGEQRIDGRTALNYVRARNVESEGNGDYGRIKRQQRFLSSLLRSALSNKVLLDPGKLNGFVGAFTSDTFVENVKTKDLVTLGRSLQNVDAGAVTFLTIPTSGTNDWGNEIPIDDAIVAIFSAIINDEPLPGEEREDPPPSTEPSVQPTAPMLAVDPTTVSIQVSNASELVGMAATASSELSTYGFQILDVGNFVGTAKQTVVRYSQGQESEAATVASAIPGAVIEQAQGLDSIVEVVLGSDYPGYTAAPTAFGEPIEATQVQGSTEGAPLPEDLSFTNAADDTCA, encoded by the coding sequence GTGGGTGACGATCGAGACTCGAGCCCACCTGCGCCCGAAGGACGAGCTCCCTGGGAGCGTCCGATCTCCCGAATCTCACACGAGCCTCGGTCACCGAGTAGCGCGCCGGTGCCACCCGCATCCTCACCGCCCGCCTTCTCACCGCCCGCCTCCGGCCGCAAGGTGCCCGAGCCGACCGCCAAGTCCGCGGACACCGAAACCCCCAGCGGCAAATTCAACCGGCTAGGTAAGCGCTCCTCTCGAAAGTCCGACTCGGTATCGGTCGCCGACCTCGTGGACAAGATGGCCGACGACGATCCACCCGCCGAGACTCCGTCCGTTCGCGCGTGGCCCAGCCGGCCCGAGGTCGATGACCCCACCGAAAAGATCGACCCGATCACGGACTCGACGCCGCCGCCGGTGAGCCCACCCCCGGTCGTCGCGCTACCCGAAGCCGTCGGCGCCCCCACCGATGAGCGGCCGGTCCTGACCCGCTTGGCCATGAGCAAGGTGCGACGACAAAAGCGACTACGCAATATCGGCCGCGCCGTCGTCGCCGTCGTCGCCGTTCTCGCGCTTGCACTTACCGGAATGGTCTGGGGATATCTTCGAAGCACCGACCAAGGTTTTGCACAGGTCGCTGCCCTGGACCTGGATTCGACGGACGTCGTGGACGCGGCCGGACAATATGGTGACGAGACTTATCTGATCGTCGGAACGGACACTCGTACCGGTGCCAGCGGCGAGGTCGGCGCAGGTACGGTGGCCGATGCCGAAGGCGCCCGCTCGGACACCGTGATGTTGGTCAACATTCCTGCTGATCGAAGCCGCGTCGTCGCGGTCTCGTTCCCGCGCGACCTCGACGTCGTTCGCCCGGAATGCGAGGGCTTCGACAATTCCACCAACACCTACACCGGCGAGATGTACCCCTCAGCGGACGGCGACAAGCTCAACGCGACCTATGCGCTCGGCGGGCCCAAGTGCCTCGTCAAGACGATCCAGAAGATCTCGGGGTTGAAGATCAGCCACTTCGTCGGTATGGATTTCGCCGGCTTCGAATCGATGGTGGACGAGGTCGGTGGCGTCGAAGTCTGCACGCCGCAGCCCCTGGTCGACTACGAACTCGGCACTGTCCTGGCAACAGCTGGGGAGCAGCGTATCGATGGCCGCACGGCCCTGAATTACGTCCGGGCGCGCAATGTGGAAAGCGAGGGCAATGGCGACTACGGGCGTATCAAGCGTCAACAGCGGTTCCTGTCCTCCCTCCTTCGGTCTGCGCTCTCGAACAAGGTCCTGCTCGACCCAGGCAAGCTCAACGGGTTCGTCGGTGCCTTCACCAGCGACACCTTCGTCGAGAACGTGAAGACCAAGGACCTCGTCACTCTCGGTCGTTCCCTGCAGAACGTCGATGCTGGAGCCGTCACCTTCCTGACGATCCCCACTTCGGGCACCAACGACTGGGGCAACGAGATCCCGATCGACGACGCCATTGTGGCGATCTTCAGTGCCATCATCAACGACGAGCCGTTGCCCGGCGAAGAACGTGAGGACCCGCCTCCCAGCACGGAGCCGTCGGTTCAACCGACAGCGCCGATGTTGGCAGTCGATCCGACAACCGTGTCGATCCAGGTCTCCAATGCTTCCGAGCTGGTAGGAATGGCGGCCACCGCGTCGAGCGAACTATCCACCTACGGGTTCCAGATTCTCGATGTCGGCAACTTCGTCGGAACAGCCAAGCAGACCGTCGTCCGCTATTCGCAGGGCCAGGAATCCGAGGCGGCAACGGTGGCGTCGGCGATACCCGGTGCAGTCATCGAGCAAGCGCAGGGGCTCGACAGCATCGTCGAGGTCGTACTCGGCTCGGACTACCCCGGGTACACCGCTGCACCGACGGCGTTCGGTGAGCCGATCGAAGCTACGCAAGTTCAGGGTTCGACCGAGGGTGCGCCGTTGCCCGAGGATCTCTCGTTCACGAACGCCGCCGACGATACCTGCGCCTGA
- the pstB gene encoding phosphate ABC transporter ATP-binding protein PstB has product MAKRLDLKDVNIFYGKFQAVAGVTLAVPPRGVTAFIGPSGCGKSTVLRSLNRMHEVTPGAHVEGSVLLDGEDIYGSGVDPVGVRRTIGMVFQRPNPFPTMSIRDNVVAGLKLQGGRKKKELDEIAERSLKGANLWNEVKDRLDKPGGGLSGGQQQRLCIARAIAVKPDVLLMDEPCSALDPISTLAIEDLIGELKKDFTIVIVTHNMQQAARVSDQTGFFNLEATGKPGKLIEIDDTEKIFSNPTQKATEDYISGRFG; this is encoded by the coding sequence ATGGCAAAACGTCTCGACCTGAAAGACGTCAACATCTTCTACGGCAAGTTCCAAGCCGTCGCAGGTGTCACCCTTGCGGTTCCTCCGCGTGGCGTGACTGCCTTCATCGGGCCCTCCGGCTGCGGCAAATCCACAGTGCTGCGTTCGCTCAACCGTATGCACGAGGTCACCCCGGGCGCACACGTAGAAGGATCAGTGCTGCTCGACGGCGAGGACATCTACGGCTCCGGCGTGGACCCGGTCGGTGTCCGTCGCACCATCGGCATGGTCTTCCAGCGCCCCAACCCTTTCCCGACGATGTCGATCCGAGACAACGTCGTCGCAGGCCTGAAGCTGCAGGGTGGACGAAAGAAGAAGGAACTCGACGAGATCGCCGAGCGCTCCCTCAAAGGCGCAAACCTCTGGAACGAGGTCAAAGACCGCCTGGACAAGCCCGGTGGCGGTCTCTCAGGCGGCCAGCAACAGCGACTGTGCATTGCCCGTGCCATCGCAGTGAAGCCAGACGTCCTCCTCATGGACGAGCCGTGCTCGGCGCTGGACCCGATCTCGACGCTCGCCATCGAAGACCTCATCGGTGAGCTGAAGAAGGACTTCACGATCGTCATCGTCACGCACAACATGCAGCAGGCCGCACGCGTGAGCGATCAGACTGGCTTCTTCAACCTCGAGGCCACCGGTAAGCCAGGCAAGCTCATCGAGATCGACGACACCGAGAAGATCTTCTCCAATCCGACCCAGAAAGCCACCGAGGACTACATCTCCGGTCGCTTCGGCTAG
- the dusB gene encoding tRNA dihydrouridine synthase DusB — protein MTLQIGSLELNSPVVLAPMAGVTNVAFRTLCREQEIARAGSTSGLYVCEMVTARALVERQPATMHMTTFGPTETPRSLQLYTVDPDTTYAAAKMIVDDNLADHIDLNFGCPVPKVTRKGGGAALPYKRKLFGRIVAAAVKATEGTSIPVTVKFRVGIDAEHHTHLDAGRIAAGEGAAAVALHARTASQRYSGTADWSEIARLKEHVTGVPILGNGDIFSASDAVRMMAETGCDGVVVGRGCLGRPWLFAELSARFAGRAEPTPPTLGEVAVIIRRHAELLAAHHGESKGLRELRKHVSWYLRGFPAGSDLRVAMALVKTLTELDDLLGQLDPTVAFPKDAEGPRGRQGSPGVVSLPEGWLDDPEDDRVPVGADLMNSGG, from the coding sequence ATGACATTGCAGATCGGCTCGCTCGAGCTGAACAGTCCCGTCGTTCTTGCTCCGATGGCAGGTGTGACCAATGTGGCGTTCCGCACATTGTGCCGAGAACAGGAGATAGCACGCGCCGGCAGTACGTCCGGTCTGTATGTCTGCGAGATGGTCACTGCTCGTGCGCTCGTCGAGCGCCAGCCCGCCACGATGCACATGACTACCTTCGGCCCGACCGAAACCCCGCGGTCACTGCAGCTCTACACCGTGGATCCGGACACGACTTACGCCGCGGCGAAGATGATCGTCGATGACAACCTCGCCGACCACATCGACCTCAACTTCGGTTGCCCGGTCCCGAAGGTGACGCGGAAAGGCGGCGGCGCCGCGCTCCCCTACAAGCGCAAGCTGTTCGGACGCATCGTCGCGGCTGCGGTGAAAGCGACAGAAGGAACGTCGATTCCGGTGACGGTCAAGTTCCGCGTCGGTATCGACGCGGAACATCACACACACCTCGACGCCGGCCGAATCGCGGCAGGCGAAGGTGCGGCAGCCGTGGCGCTGCACGCGCGTACGGCCTCGCAACGTTATTCGGGAACAGCCGACTGGAGTGAGATCGCTCGGTTGAAGGAGCACGTCACCGGTGTCCCCATTCTCGGCAACGGCGATATCTTCTCGGCGTCGGACGCGGTTCGCATGATGGCCGAAACCGGTTGCGACGGAGTCGTCGTCGGCCGAGGATGCCTGGGACGTCCGTGGCTGTTCGCCGAACTCAGTGCACGCTTCGCGGGGCGCGCGGAGCCCACGCCCCCGACTCTCGGCGAGGTCGCCGTCATTATTCGTCGCCATGCCGAACTTCTGGCGGCACACCATGGCGAGAGCAAGGGTCTTCGTGAACTGCGCAAGCATGTGTCGTGGTATCTGCGCGGTTTCCCAGCCGGATCCGATCTGCGCGTGGCGATGGCATTGGTGAAGACCTTGACCGAGCTGGACGATCTGCTCGGCCAACTCGACCCGACGGTGGCATTCCCGAAAGATGCCGAAGGCCCACGTGGCAGGCAAGGTTCGCCCGGCGTTGTGTCACTGCCCGAGGGGTGGCTCGATGACCCCGAGGACGATCGAGTGCCGGTCGGAGCAGATTTGATGAATTCCGGCGGCTGA